A genomic stretch from Panthera uncia isolate 11264 chromosome E3, Puncia_PCG_1.0, whole genome shotgun sequence includes:
- the GDPD3 gene encoding lysophospholipase D GDPD3 isoform X1, producing the protein MSSLLSYALPALGGYAMLSIFFLRRPRLLHTPWAPVFLPRLGAHRAGSGELLENTMEAMENSLAQRSDFLELDCQLTRDGVVVVSHDKNLSRQSGVNRDVGSLDFEELPLYKEELEVYFSPGRFARGSDRHMVSLEDVFQRFPRMPMSVEIKEENEELINKIAGLVRHFDRNEITIWATEKSSVMKKCRAANPEMPFSFTIGGAIWLLLLYYLGLLPFVSIPERFFFCFLPTIINRTYFPFSCSGLNQLAAVISKWLIMRKSLIHHLEQRGVQVVFWCLNEESDFEVAYGLGASGVMTDYPTALRRYLDNHGGAAQAS; encoded by the exons ATGAGCTCTCTGCTCTCCTACGCCCTGCCTGCCCTGGGCGGCTATGCCATGCTGTCCATCTTCTTCCTGCGCCGGCCTCGCCTGCTGCACACACCCTGGGCTCCAGTCTTCCTGCCACGCCTGGGGGCCCACCGAGCAG GGTCTGGAGAACTCCTGGAGAACACCATGGAGGCCATGGAGAA CTCCCTGGCCCAGCGATCAGACTTCCTGGAGCTTGACTGCCAGTTGACACGAGATGGCGTGGTGGTGGTATCTCACGACAAGAACCTGTCCCGCCAGTCAGGCGTGAATAGGGACGTGGGCAGCCTGGACTTTGAG gaGCTGCCCCTCTACAAGGAGGAGCTGGAGGTCTACTTCTCACCAG GTCGCTTTGCACGTGGGTCGGACCGGCACATGGTGAGTCTGGAGGACGTGTTCCAGAGGTTCCCTCGGATGCCCATGAGCGTGGAgatcaaagaggaaaatgaagagctCATTAACAAG atAGCAGGCCTGGTGAGGCACTTTGACCGAAATGAAATCACCATCTGGGCCACAGAGAAGAGCTCGGTCATGAAGAAGTGCAGGGCTGCT AACCCCGAGATGCCGTTCTCCTTCACCATCGGCGGAGCTATCTGGTTGTTACTGCTCTATTACCTGGGGTTGCTGCCCTTTGTATCCATCCCGGAGAggtttttcttctgcttcctgcccACCATCATCAATAG GACCTACTTCCCGTTTTCCTGCTCTGGGCTGAACCAGCTGGCAGCTGTGATTTCCAAATG GTTAATCATGAGGAAAAGTCTGATCCACCACCTGGAGCAGCGAGGAGTGCAG GTGGTCTTTTGGTGCCTTAACGAAGAGTCGGATTTTGAAGTGGCCTATGGCCTGGGGGCCAGTGGCGTCATGACAGATTACCCCACAGCCCTGAGGCGCTACCTGGACAACCATGGAGGGGCTGCCCAGGCCTCCTAA
- the YPEL3 gene encoding protein yippee-like 3 isoform X2 — MVRISKPKTFQAYLDDCHRRYSCAHCRAHLANHDDLISKSFQGSQGRAYLFNSVVNVGCGPAEERVLLTGLHAVADIHCENCKTTLGWKYEQAFESSQKYKEGKYIIELNHMIKDNGWD, encoded by the exons ATGGTGCGTATTTCAAAGCCCAAGACGTTTCAGGCCTACTTGGATGATTGTCACCGGAGGTATAGCTGTGCCCACTGCCGCGCTCACCTGGCCAACCACGACGACCTCATCTCCAAG TCCTTCCAGGGCAGTCAGGGGCGTGCCTACCTCTTCAACTCTGT GGTGAACGTGGGCTGCGGGCCAGCCGAGGAACGGGTACTGCTGACAGGCCTCCATGCTGTGGCTGACATCCACTGCGAGAACTGCAAGACGACTTTGGGCTGGAAATAT GAACAGGCCTTCGAGAGCAGCCAGAAGTACAAAGAGGGGAAGTACATCATTGAACTCAACCACATGATCAAAGACAACGGCTGGGACTGA
- the GDPD3 gene encoding lysophospholipase D GDPD3 isoform X2 has product MSSLLSYALPALGGYAMLSIFFLRRPRLLHTPWAPVFLPRLGAHRAGSGELLENTMEAMENSLAQRSDFLELDCQLTRDGVVVVSHDKNLSRQSGVNRDVGSLDFEELPLYKEELEVYFSPGRFARGSDRHMVSLEDVFQRFPRMPMSVEIKEENEELINKIAGLVRHFDRNEITIWATEKSSVMKKCRAANPEMPFSFTIGGAIWLLLLYYLGLLPFVSIPERFFFCFLPTIINRTYFPFSCSGLNQLAAVISKWLIMRKSLIHHLEQRGVQATNMKSLSTELGSISTLHIQQMRTTARA; this is encoded by the exons ATGAGCTCTCTGCTCTCCTACGCCCTGCCTGCCCTGGGCGGCTATGCCATGCTGTCCATCTTCTTCCTGCGCCGGCCTCGCCTGCTGCACACACCCTGGGCTCCAGTCTTCCTGCCACGCCTGGGGGCCCACCGAGCAG GGTCTGGAGAACTCCTGGAGAACACCATGGAGGCCATGGAGAA CTCCCTGGCCCAGCGATCAGACTTCCTGGAGCTTGACTGCCAGTTGACACGAGATGGCGTGGTGGTGGTATCTCACGACAAGAACCTGTCCCGCCAGTCAGGCGTGAATAGGGACGTGGGCAGCCTGGACTTTGAG gaGCTGCCCCTCTACAAGGAGGAGCTGGAGGTCTACTTCTCACCAG GTCGCTTTGCACGTGGGTCGGACCGGCACATGGTGAGTCTGGAGGACGTGTTCCAGAGGTTCCCTCGGATGCCCATGAGCGTGGAgatcaaagaggaaaatgaagagctCATTAACAAG atAGCAGGCCTGGTGAGGCACTTTGACCGAAATGAAATCACCATCTGGGCCACAGAGAAGAGCTCGGTCATGAAGAAGTGCAGGGCTGCT AACCCCGAGATGCCGTTCTCCTTCACCATCGGCGGAGCTATCTGGTTGTTACTGCTCTATTACCTGGGGTTGCTGCCCTTTGTATCCATCCCGGAGAggtttttcttctgcttcctgcccACCATCATCAATAG GACCTACTTCCCGTTTTCCTGCTCTGGGCTGAACCAGCTGGCAGCTGTGATTTCCAAATG GTTAATCATGAGGAAAAGTCTGATCCACCACCTGGAGCAGCGAGGAGTGCAG GCCACCAACATGAAGTCACTGAGCACAGAGTTGGGTAGTATTTCCACCTTACACATTCAGCAGATGCGAACAACCGCCAGAGCGTAG
- the YPEL3 gene encoding protein yippee-like 3 isoform X1 — protein sequence MCGPGPDSPLPPRQALGSLCSPWAAPRVGPLPPAPAMVRISKPKTFQAYLDDCHRRYSCAHCRAHLANHDDLISKSFQGSQGRAYLFNSVVNVGCGPAEERVLLTGLHAVADIHCENCKTTLGWKYEQAFESSQKYKEGKYIIELNHMIKDNGWD from the exons ATGTGTGGCCCTGGTCCTGACAGCCCACTCCCTCCCCGGCAGGCACTGGGCTCCCTCTGCTCCCCGTGGGCCGCTCCCCGGGTGGGGCCACTGCCCCCGGCCCCCGCCATGGTGCGTATTTCAAAGCCCAAGACGTTTCAGGCCTACTTGGATGATTGTCACCGGAGGTATAGCTGTGCCCACTGCCGCGCTCACCTGGCCAACCACGACGACCTCATCTCCAAG TCCTTCCAGGGCAGTCAGGGGCGTGCCTACCTCTTCAACTCTGT GGTGAACGTGGGCTGCGGGCCAGCCGAGGAACGGGTACTGCTGACAGGCCTCCATGCTGTGGCTGACATCCACTGCGAGAACTGCAAGACGACTTTGGGCTGGAAATAT GAACAGGCCTTCGAGAGCAGCCAGAAGTACAAAGAGGGGAAGTACATCATTGAACTCAACCACATGATCAAAGACAACGGCTGGGACTGA
- the MAPK3 gene encoding mitogen-activated protein kinase 3 isoform X1 yields the protein MAAAAAQGGGGGEPGGADGVGPGVSGEVEVVKGQPFDVGPRYTQLQYIGEGAYGMVSSAYDHVRKTRVAIKKISPFEHQTYCQRTLREIQILLRFRHENVIGIRDILRAPTLEAMRDVYIVQDLMETDLYKLLKSQQLSNDHICYFLYQILRGLKYIHSANVLHRDLKPSNLLINTTCDLKICDFGLARIADPEHDHTGFLTEYVATRWYRAPEIMLNSKGYTKSIDIWSVGCILAEMLSNRPIFPGKHYLDQLNHILGILGSPSQEDLNCIINMKARNYLQSLPSKTKVAWAKLFPKSDAKALDLLDRMLTFNPNKRITVEEALAHPYLEQYYDPTDEVGQPPATGLVGRWMGKRPSVPGLSLTSLLPQPVAEEPFTFDMELDDLPKERLKELIFQETARFQPGALEAP from the exons atggcggcggcggcggctcaggggggcgggggcggggagcccGGGGGAGCTGATGGGGTCGGCCCGGGGGTCTCGGGGGAGGTGGAGGTAGTGAAGGGGCAGCCGTTCGACGTGGGCCCGCGCTACACGCAGCTGCAGTACATCGGCGAGGGCGCGTACGGCATGGTCAG CTCAGCTTATGACCACGTGCGCAAGACTCGCGTGGCCATCAAGAAAATCAGCCCCTTCGAGCATCAGACCTACTGCCAGCGCACGCTGCGGGAGATCCAGATCCTGCTGCGCTTCCGCCATGAGAACGTCATTGGCATCCGGGACATTCTGCGGGCGCCCACCCTGGAAGCCATGAGGGATGT CTACATTGTGCAGGACCTGATGGAGACAGACCTGTACAAGTTGCTCAAAAGCCAGCAGCTGAGCAACGACCACATTTGCTACTTCCTCTACCAGATCCTGCGGGGCCTCAAGTATATCCACTCAGCCAACGTGCTCCACCGGGATTTAAAGCCCTCTAACCTGCTCATCAACACCACCTGCGACCTTAAG ATCTGTGATTTTGGCCTGGCCCGGATTGCCGATCCTGAGCATGACCACACTGGCTTCCTGACAGAATATGTGGCCACACGCTGGTACCGGGCTCCAGAAATCATGCTTAATTCCAAG ggctACACCAAGTCCATCGACATCTGGTCTGTGGGCTGCATTCTGGCTGAGATGCTCTCCAACAGGCCCATCTTCCCTGGCAAGCACTACCTGGACCAGCTCAACCACATTCTGG GGATCCTGGGCTCCCCATCCCAGGAGGACTTGAATTGTATCATCAACATGAAGGCCCGAAACTACCTACAGTCTCTGCCCTCCAAGACCAAGGTGGCCTGGGCCAAGCTTTTTCCCAAGTCAGATGCCAAAG CCCTGGATCTGCTAGACCGGATGTTGACCTTTAACCCCAACAAACGGATCACAGTGGAGGAAGCACTGGCTCACCCCTACCTGGAGCAGTACTACGACCCAACGGATGAGGTGGGCCAGCCACCAGCAACAGGGctggtgggtagatggatgggtaaGCGACCCTCAGTGCCTGGCCTGAGCCTGACTTCTTTACTACCCCAGCCAGTGGCCGAGGAGCCTTTCACCTTCGACATGGAGCTGGATGATCTACCCAAGGAGCGGCTGAAGGAGCTCATCTTCCAGGAGACAGCCCGCTTCCAGCCTGGGGCACTGGAGGCCCCCTAA
- the MAPK3 gene encoding mitogen-activated protein kinase 3 isoform X2: MAAAAAQGGGGGEPGGADGVGPGVSGEVEVVKGQPFDVGPRYTQLQYIGEGAYGMVSSAYDHVRKTRVAIKKISPFEHQTYCQRTLREIQILLRFRHENVIGIRDILRAPTLEAMRDVYIVQDLMETDLYKLLKSQQLSNDHICYFLYQILRGLKYIHSANVLHRDLKPSNLLINTTCDLKICDFGLARIADPEHDHTGFLTEYVATRWYRAPEIMLNSKGYTKSIDIWSVGCILAEMLSNRPIFPGKHYLDQLNHILGILGSPSQEDLNCIINMKARNYLQSLPSKTKVAWAKLFPKSDAKALDLLDRMLTFNPNKRITVEEALAHPYLEQYYDPTDEPVAEEPFTFDMELDDLPKERLKELIFQETARFQPGALEAP; the protein is encoded by the exons atggcggcggcggcggctcaggggggcgggggcggggagcccGGGGGAGCTGATGGGGTCGGCCCGGGGGTCTCGGGGGAGGTGGAGGTAGTGAAGGGGCAGCCGTTCGACGTGGGCCCGCGCTACACGCAGCTGCAGTACATCGGCGAGGGCGCGTACGGCATGGTCAG CTCAGCTTATGACCACGTGCGCAAGACTCGCGTGGCCATCAAGAAAATCAGCCCCTTCGAGCATCAGACCTACTGCCAGCGCACGCTGCGGGAGATCCAGATCCTGCTGCGCTTCCGCCATGAGAACGTCATTGGCATCCGGGACATTCTGCGGGCGCCCACCCTGGAAGCCATGAGGGATGT CTACATTGTGCAGGACCTGATGGAGACAGACCTGTACAAGTTGCTCAAAAGCCAGCAGCTGAGCAACGACCACATTTGCTACTTCCTCTACCAGATCCTGCGGGGCCTCAAGTATATCCACTCAGCCAACGTGCTCCACCGGGATTTAAAGCCCTCTAACCTGCTCATCAACACCACCTGCGACCTTAAG ATCTGTGATTTTGGCCTGGCCCGGATTGCCGATCCTGAGCATGACCACACTGGCTTCCTGACAGAATATGTGGCCACACGCTGGTACCGGGCTCCAGAAATCATGCTTAATTCCAAG ggctACACCAAGTCCATCGACATCTGGTCTGTGGGCTGCATTCTGGCTGAGATGCTCTCCAACAGGCCCATCTTCCCTGGCAAGCACTACCTGGACCAGCTCAACCACATTCTGG GGATCCTGGGCTCCCCATCCCAGGAGGACTTGAATTGTATCATCAACATGAAGGCCCGAAACTACCTACAGTCTCTGCCCTCCAAGACCAAGGTGGCCTGGGCCAAGCTTTTTCCCAAGTCAGATGCCAAAG CCCTGGATCTGCTAGACCGGATGTTGACCTTTAACCCCAACAAACGGATCACAGTGGAGGAAGCACTGGCTCACCCCTACCTGGAGCAGTACTACGACCCAACGGATGAG CCAGTGGCCGAGGAGCCTTTCACCTTCGACATGGAGCTGGATGATCTACCCAAGGAGCGGCTGAAGGAGCTCATCTTCCAGGAGACAGCCCGCTTCCAGCCTGGGGCACTGGAGGCCCCCTAA